In the genome of Lactobacillus intestinalis, the window ATCAAAATAAATCTGAAGCTTCTGTTAAGAATTTACAGATTCTATCTTTTTCTCGATTAGCTTGGTATTTTTTAAAGGATGCAGAACGTGGTCTGGCTACTACTTTAGATGATGCAGCAAGTGCTATGCTTTTAGAAAAAATTATTAGGCAACATAAGGATGAACTAACCTTATTTAAGCAAACTAATATCAACCCAGGTCTAGTTAAAGATATTTACACTAATATTTTAAAAATCTATGATAGCAACTTAGATTTAGATGACATTGAAGAAGAAAATTTAGATCTTGAAACTAAAAATAAGATTCATGATCTAAAAATTATTTATGAAGCATTTTTAAGTGAAATTGCGGGTAAATTCTCAACAAAGAATGAGGTTCAATTACAACTTAATGAACTTTTAGCTAAAACTGACCTAAGTAAAAAGAGTTTTTACTTTACCGATTTTTCACATTTTTCCTTGCAAGAGCTCTTAACAGTAGAGTTATTATTAAAAAATGTTAGAAATGTTACTTTAGCCTTCAAAACAAAACTTGGAGATCTTAATCCAGACTGTGAGGCAGGGGAATACGATTACGTTATTCAGCAAACAATTAAGCGGATAACTAATTATTTAGATAAACAAAATATTGAATATGAAACTCAAGCTGAAGACCTATCAACAAATCCTTCTGCTAAAGAGCAACTAAACAGTTTTTGGACTGAAGCAGTCCCAAATAACGATAATTTAAATCAAGTTCAATTAGTTAAAGCCGATTCACGCTATGCGGAGGCTTATTTCGTGGCGCACACGATTTACCAACAAGTAGCATTGCGTAATTATCGTTATAACGATTTTTTGATTTTAGCACCAAATTTGCATGAATATGAGACGTATTTAACGCCAATTCTAAAGCAAAACGATATTCCATTTTTCAATGATTTACAAAAAGAAATGAAATATCATCCTTTAGTTATTTTGATTGAAAATATAGCTAATTTACTCAAGCATCCCTACCAAACCACAAATCTTCTTTCTCTTTTAAAAACGCGTCTCTTCATTCCTTCATGGTACCAAGACGAAGCCAGTTACATGCATGATGTTGATGAATTGGAAAACTTTGTTTTAGCCCATGGTATTAATCATACTTTGTGGAAAAAAGATTTCTCTAACTTTGTAGATGCCGATGTAATTAAGCTTGATAAGATGGCAGATGAAATTGCAAAAATTGAAAGACTACGTGAATTTACAATTGATCAAGTAACAAATTTGCTTAATAAAATTCAAAAAGAAAAAGATAGTCAAAAAGCCATTACTGTTTTCTTCAATTTCTTAGTTAATAATGGTGTGGCGCAGCAACTTGAAAATTGGCGTGATAAGGCAAACGAAAAGGGCGATTTACAACAAGCACAACAACCGGAACAAGTATGGAATTTACTAAGTACACTTTTGCATGACTATCTTTTAATTAATCCAGATGAATTTGATGTTAGCGAATTTTTCAATATGTTAATTAGCGGTTTTAGAGAAGCAACATTTTCTCAAATTCCTTCAACTCTGGACGCTGTAAATATTTCTGAAATGGGGATGGTACAAACTAGTGGCTACAAGCAGGTATTTATCATTGGAGCTACAAGCGGAAATCTTCCTTCAATTCAAAAATCACCTAGCTTTTTAAGTAGTGAGAATCTCCTTCAAATAAGACAAGATTTCAATGATGATTCATATTTAGAAGACAGCCAAGAATTAAACAATCTTGATCAAAACTACCAGTTTGGTTTGTCATTAGCTCTAGCTGAAGATCAAATCTATTTGTCTTATCCTGTAATCAATACTTCTAATGAACAACTTGAACCTTCAATTTATTATGAGCGCTTAAAAAAGGCTGGGGCTCCTGAACTTGCTCAGCATGATCTGCCAAGTACCATTCAAGACACTTTATCTTTTATCACTAATCCGCGAGCTAGCTTAGGATACCTATCTTATCTTGAATCTATTCATCCTAGTTCTTTATATAAAGATTTGTTAAATCTTACCAAGGAAAAGGATCCAGAAAGAACCGATGCCGTTATTGATGCGACTGAATTTGATAATCAGCCAGAAGATATTGGCCCAGAGTTAGCGCAAGAATTGTATGGTCAAGATTTAAATTCATCGGTTTCTCAACTTGAAACTTATTATCAAAATTCGTATGAGTACTTCTTAAAATATGGTCTTCGACTAAATAAACGTTTTGAAAGTGAGCTAGATATTATTCAAGCCGGTAATTATTTCCATGAAACTTTTGATCGTTTAGTAAAAGAACTAAATGAAAAGCATTTAGATTTAGCAAATTTAAACGATCTAGAGTTGGAAAAATTATTAGCTTTAGCTAGAGAAAGAATGAGTGAAGAGGGTAGATACGCTCAATTAATGAATGATCCTTTCAACAAGTATTTATTTAAGTGTTTAGATCATACTACTTCAAAGGTTGCCTATAATTGGCGCAGCTCATTGAAGAAGACACCATTTAGGGCCAAATATTCTGAGTTAAGCTTTGGTAATAGTGAAAAATTAAACGGATTGGTCTTTCCCTTACCTGATCTTGAAGGAAAACATCAAGTAAAACTTAGAGGAAAAATCGATCGAGTTGATTTGGCGCCAATTAATAATGAAGAAATCATGGCTCAAGTCATTGACTATAAGTCTTCAAACAAGAACTTCAACTTAGCAAAGTTCTACCATGGTCTATCTCTTCAAATGGTCTCATATTTAGATGTCCTTTATCAAAATCCGCAATTTTTTGCGGGACTAGATAAAATGGCATTATTGGGCGCCTTTTATCAAACTGTTACACGTAAACTTGAACGCTTAAATAAAAAAGAGATTATTACTTCCGCTTTCGATTTAAATGAAACCAAATTAGATGGCAAACCTGAATTAATGTATAACGGCTTAATAAATAATGATCCTGATTTACTTAAAAAAGCTGACCCAATGCTAGAAAATGCCAAAACCAATTCAGATTTGTACAAAAATATAAGGACTATTTCAAGTGGAAAAATTAGTTTTGGACGTTCCAAGACTAACTTTAATGAAGAAGAGTTAGAACTTATTTTAGCTTATGACGAATATCTCATTAAACAGGCCTCAAGTAATATTTTGTCAGGAAGTATTGATCTTAATCCATTTAAGTTCGGAAAAACAGAATCTGCTCTTACTTATTCATTTTATCGGGATGTTTTCTTTTTTGATGCCATGCTTAATAATCAATATCATGAGATTAGCTCTATTGATAAAAAGAAACTTTTAACTCAAATCAAAGAAAAATTAGGAAAGAAGGAATAATATGCCTTTTACTAATGAGCAGCTAAAGGCGATTAATGACCAAAATAAAGATATTTTGGTCTCAGCTTCCGCAGGAAGTGGAAAAACCACAGTATTAGTTCAAAGGGTACTAAAAAAAGTCCTTAATGGAACCGGTGTAGATGAACTTCTAGTCGTCACCTTTACTAAAGCGGCTGCGGAAGAAATGAAAGAGCGAATCAAGCGGGAATTGCGCAAAGAACTGCAAAAAAATCCAAAAAAACGCAATTATTTGAGAAGACAATTGAACTTAGTAGATACTGCGAACATTTCTACTATTGATTCATTTTGCTTAGATGTTATTCGCCGTTTTTACTACACGGTAGATCTTGATCCGAGCTTTAGTATTTTAACTGATGAAACTCAAACAGAAATTCTAAAAGAACGCGCACTTCACGATATTGAAGGAGAATACTTGGAAAATGACAATCAAGATTTTATTTCCTTCTATGATAATTTTGCGGGGGATCGGCATGTAGATTCAGCTCGAGATTTACTCTTAGATCTTTATAATTTTGCGATGGCTAAGCCTAACTATCGTCAGTGGTTGAGAAGTTTAAGTGCGAGCTATGATATTAAGGAAAATATTGTAGATTCAGCCTTATGGCAAAATAATATTAAGCCATATTTACTATCTATTTTGACCTTTTATCAACAAAAAGCTGATCAGCTTTTAAATTCTGATTCAATCGAAACTAAAGAATTACAAAAAATCAGAAGTTGGCTTTTGAATTGTAAAGAAAGTTTAGATCGTTTGATTAAAGCAATTAAGGATGATGAATCCTACAATATTTTAAGAACTTTAATCAAAGCTTTTTCCTTTAATACCATTTTTCAAAAAGGAAAAAATTGGGATGAAGATTTAGTGGCACTTAAAGAAGAAGCTGCTAGTTTTAAATCTAATTTCAAAGAACAAATAATGAAACTATATGCAGCTTTCTTTGTAGTTGAAGAATCTGAGCAAATTGCGGAAATGAAAAAAGGCTACGAGTTGATGAAGGTCATTAGTAATGTCGAAATATCTCTAATCGATCATTTTAATGAATTAAAACGCGACGAGAATATGATTGATTATAATGATATGGAGCAACTTGCTTATCAAATTCTAAATCAGGATACTTCTAATTCTCATTTAGCTAGAGAATTTTATCAGAACAAATTCAAAGAGATCTTAATTGATGAGTATCAAGATATAAATGCACTTCAAGAAAGTATTATCCAATCTCTTAAAAATACGAATAACCATATTTTTATGGTCGGGGATGTAAAGCAGTCCATCTATGGTTTTAGACAAGCTGAGCCAAGTCTGTTTCTAGAAAAATATAATGATTTTGGTAATAAAGCTAATCCTGATAAGGAACGAATTTTACTTTCTGATAACTTTCGATCAACTAAACCTGTCACTAAAACTGTTAATCAAATCTTTAATACGATTATGACTAAGGACTTTGGCGGAATTGACTACCAAGAGGAAGCACAATTAATTTTTGGAGCAAGTTATTATCCTAACTCTTTAGCAAAAAGTAGCGAAATTATTTACCATAAAAGTGAAAAATACAACACTCAAGAAGATTTTGATGATGATTATTCAGAAATAAACATGGTCATCGATCGTATTAATCAATTTAAAAAAGAAAATCTTCAAGTTTATGATCCTAAATTAGGACAAACTCGACCACTTAAATATAGTGATATTGCTATCTTAACTAGAAGTAAAACTAGTAATTTAGATATTATGCAATCTTTTGCTAAAAATGGCATCCCTCTCTATGTGACAGATGCAGATAATTACTTCCAAACTTTTGAATTAACAGTAATTATGAACTACCTAAAGATTATTGATAATCCTGATCAAGATATTCCTTTAGTAACCGTTCTCAGGTCTCCACTATTTAATTTTAAAGAAACTGATTTAGCTAAAATAAGAATTAATAGCAAAAATAGCAGTTTTTATAATGCCTTGTCTTCTTATGTCACTCATCAAGACGAATTAAGCCAACGTGTGAAAAACTTTTTAAATCAATTGGAAGAGTTGCGGGAAATTGCTACTAATAGTAGAATTTCAGAGTTAATTTGGAGTATTTATGAAAAAACAAATTTACTTGAAATTATGACGTCACTTCCAAATGGAGAACAAAGACGAGTTAATCTAGAAGCTTTATATGAAAGAGCAAACTCGTACGAAAGTGCTGGTTTTAAAGGTTTGTATCAGTTCATTAATTTTATTGAGCGAATTAGAAGAAGTCAAAAAGACTTAGCTCAGCCACTTCTTACCAAAGAAGCTGGAAATGCCGTTAATTTAATGACGATTCACCATTCAAAGGGACTTGAATTTCCAATTGTATTCTATTTAGGTGCGCAACGTAAATATCAAATGCAAGATTTAAGTCGTAAATACATCATTAATTCCGATGATGTAGGATTAACCATTCGGGAGCCAAAATATTTTATTGATACTTTAATTAAATCTGTTGGTAACTTGGAAAAACAGAGTCAATTACTAGAAGAAGAAGTGCGAATCTTATACGTGGCTTTAACTCGTGCAAAACAAAAGTTAATTATTGTAGCTGATATTGATAATTTTGATAAAAAGGTCTCAGGATGGAGTAATAATCTCGATTCATCTCATCACTTACCTTTAAATCTTAAGCTTAATAGTCAAAGTT includes:
- a CDS encoding PD-(D/E)XK nuclease family protein produces the protein MIKILTGRQTDPLQEKILEEAVENYQKNPEYETFIIVPNHIKFTTEVKAISKLAINQNKSEASVKNLQILSFSRLAWYFLKDAERGLATTLDDAASAMLLEKIIRQHKDELTLFKQTNINPGLVKDIYTNILKIYDSNLDLDDIEEENLDLETKNKIHDLKIIYEAFLSEIAGKFSTKNEVQLQLNELLAKTDLSKKSFYFTDFSHFSLQELLTVELLLKNVRNVTLAFKTKLGDLNPDCEAGEYDYVIQQTIKRITNYLDKQNIEYETQAEDLSTNPSAKEQLNSFWTEAVPNNDNLNQVQLVKADSRYAEAYFVAHTIYQQVALRNYRYNDFLILAPNLHEYETYLTPILKQNDIPFFNDLQKEMKYHPLVILIENIANLLKHPYQTTNLLSLLKTRLFIPSWYQDEASYMHDVDELENFVLAHGINHTLWKKDFSNFVDADVIKLDKMADEIAKIERLREFTIDQVTNLLNKIQKEKDSQKAITVFFNFLVNNGVAQQLENWRDKANEKGDLQQAQQPEQVWNLLSTLLHDYLLINPDEFDVSEFFNMLISGFREATFSQIPSTLDAVNISEMGMVQTSGYKQVFIIGATSGNLPSIQKSPSFLSSENLLQIRQDFNDDSYLEDSQELNNLDQNYQFGLSLALAEDQIYLSYPVINTSNEQLEPSIYYERLKKAGAPELAQHDLPSTIQDTLSFITNPRASLGYLSYLESIHPSSLYKDLLNLTKEKDPERTDAVIDATEFDNQPEDIGPELAQELYGQDLNSSVSQLETYYQNSYEYFLKYGLRLNKRFESELDIIQAGNYFHETFDRLVKELNEKHLDLANLNDLELEKLLALARERMSEEGRYAQLMNDPFNKYLFKCLDHTTSKVAYNWRSSLKKTPFRAKYSELSFGNSEKLNGLVFPLPDLEGKHQVKLRGKIDRVDLAPINNEEIMAQVIDYKSSNKNFNLAKFYHGLSLQMVSYLDVLYQNPQFFAGLDKMALLGAFYQTVTRKLERLNKKEIITSAFDLNETKLDGKPELMYNGLINNDPDLLKKADPMLENAKTNSDLYKNIRTISSGKISFGRSKTNFNEEELELILAYDEYLIKQASSNILSGSIDLNPFKFGKTESALTYSFYRDVFFFDAMLNNQYHEISSIDKKKLLTQIKEKLGKKE
- the addA gene encoding helicase-exonuclease AddAB subunit AddA — its product is MPFTNEQLKAINDQNKDILVSASAGSGKTTVLVQRVLKKVLNGTGVDELLVVTFTKAAAEEMKERIKRELRKELQKNPKKRNYLRRQLNLVDTANISTIDSFCLDVIRRFYYTVDLDPSFSILTDETQTEILKERALHDIEGEYLENDNQDFISFYDNFAGDRHVDSARDLLLDLYNFAMAKPNYRQWLRSLSASYDIKENIVDSALWQNNIKPYLLSILTFYQQKADQLLNSDSIETKELQKIRSWLLNCKESLDRLIKAIKDDESYNILRTLIKAFSFNTIFQKGKNWDEDLVALKEEAASFKSNFKEQIMKLYAAFFVVEESEQIAEMKKGYELMKVISNVEISLIDHFNELKRDENMIDYNDMEQLAYQILNQDTSNSHLAREFYQNKFKEILIDEYQDINALQESIIQSLKNTNNHIFMVGDVKQSIYGFRQAEPSLFLEKYNDFGNKANPDKERILLSDNFRSTKPVTKTVNQIFNTIMTKDFGGIDYQEEAQLIFGASYYPNSLAKSSEIIYHKSEKYNTQEDFDDDYSEINMVIDRINQFKKENLQVYDPKLGQTRPLKYSDIAILTRSKTSNLDIMQSFAKNGIPLYVTDADNYFQTFELTVIMNYLKIIDNPDQDIPLVTVLRSPLFNFKETDLAKIRINSKNSSFYNALSSYVTHQDELSQRVKNFLNQLEELREIATNSRISELIWSIYEKTNLLEIMTSLPNGEQRRVNLEALYERANSYESAGFKGLYQFINFIERIRRSQKDLAQPLLTKEAGNAVNLMTIHHSKGLEFPIVFYLGAQRKYQMQDLSRKYIINSDDVGLTIREPKYFIDTLIKSVGNLEKQSQLLEEEVRILYVALTRAKQKLIIVADIDNFDKKVSGWSNNLDSSHHLPLNLKLNSQSSLEFMGPALDFDQHLSQKISEITHAIDEKGDMLYIEHKDEDTVEIKQPEKAEESVQSDLLLNTTKKLYNFNYSFKDASRTTAYQAVSEIKRAFNDPVETELENSRILPSTNRYLQPIDTKPNFLFDTKFTGAEIGTATHLILQYYDYAGSRDEQQLDNEIEELILRKKLNPDIVPSLHKDQIEWFTHSDFVQKFIEHPQNLKREVDFSSLISASQLFENFSDPNAKILVHGTIDGYYIDKDGIILFDYKTDHIDKRHLDLAIDKIKQKYTGQLRLYEQALNSFSNQKVKNKYLILLDAKKVVEVK